CAACTTTGAGAATAAAAATCGtataactgtttttttttatcaatatatcattttaatatgtaatcaTCAATATGTGGTCCAAAGGTAAGTAAACAGATCTTCGGTGTGCTATGTCAGATAATCTTGACGTTGGCAATCACTTTAAAGAGAGAATGTCTAATTGACTATGTGACTACCAAGGCAAGTTTACCTTGCGTCACCGCAAgctaaataaagaaaaatataaaaacgtgtAATCGACTGCGATAATTTCtgcgaaaattatatttcttccctgatttcttatataaaacgatacaaacatatttttgaagaaaGTGAAATGTGCGATTTAATAACAGGTTGCgacattattataactttacatTTAGTGCTTTCAAATGTATAGCTCtggattttttatcttattgataTACAACTTGAAATTTGTATCTCGATTGCCtacatatttttcacttttatgcTCGTTTATCCGTGAACACTAATTACAGTTATAATacagttatacatataatacgcGCTGTGTTTCCTAAGTGTAATCGTCCGTCTGCTTCATCACCTTCGTAATCCAACGCACGTAATTAGATAGTCTGGCGTATATACCGAATTTCCCGCGTTTGCCACAACCTTCGCCGAAACTAGTGATACCAAAAATTGTCCACGGATGATCGGGTTTCCGAGGATCTCTACAGAGCAGAGGTCCCCCGCTGTCACCCGCGCAAGAATCCATCTTACCGCGGCGATAACCCGCGCAGAACATATTGTCCGTGATTCTGTAATCCACATAGACCTCTCGGCAGGTTTCGGTGGACACTATTGGAACCTAGAATTCAATTTGACATttgtattacattattacattattaagtaatcaaatttttttaaattgaaactgCATACTTTAACTTCGTGCAGGACATCCGTTCCGAAATCATCCGTCACGCTGGACTTGCCCCAGCCGATAATGGTGCACAACTGGTTCGTAGGTAAGGGCTGCTTTGGCGCGGGCAGACATGCGATTCCCCTCGAAGGAGACGGGGTCAAGGTAACTGGTAAACGAAGTAGAGCCACATCGTTATCAACGGTATCGGCGTCGTACTCCGGGTGGATGGTCACCGAGTCCACCTACACGGTCATAGAATTAATCAGCGGCGACATGAAATCGTCGATCTTAGCTCCTGAGTACGCGACACATACCCTAAGCTCTAATTCCGTGCCTTCTTTCACCGTTAAATCGTGCTCTCCAATGCGAACGTAGAGGCGTTTTCTAATGCAATGCGCGGCAGTCAATACCCACCTCGGGGATACCAATGTCCCACCGCAAAAAGCTTCctggaaaaagaaaagcaattaATTTTGGTCCAGACGATATAAACCCGTTTTCTTTTCCCCGACAATTTGTAGGCATTTTTCGGAGACTTCTATTATTTGTTGTTTGTAACAATATGATATTTATCGTCACGAGCATACCCGAAATCGATTTAACACGGCCACTTGCCACGGCCAGCTCCCAGGTGCGGCCGGACGACCGCCGATGATTCGCGTGAAATATGATAATCTGGATCCTTTATGGGTGTTCGCCACTCCGCATTTCCAAACGTTCGAATTTTTCTCCGGTGCGAAGCTATCCACGGTGTTAGGATTGAGTTCGAACTCGTCCAATACCAAGTCTAGAAGATAGTAACtacttattttttgttattagtATTCAATATCCATCGTTGTCGGAGTATATTTACCATCGCCGTCTTCTTCGTGGCTACCACGGATCTTCCGATGGATCCATCTTTGGCAGAAGCTACCTTCGACGTAGCAGTAGGCGCTCTCACGTATCACGTCGCGCCCGCAGATGCCCGGCTTTCTGCACCATCTGATCAAAACAAATATACACATGTTATAATGTTAGTTGCGTGTAATCTACGAATTTCTGTAATACCTGTGACGTTGAGTAGTGCACAGTCTCGTGCAAGGTGACCATTTACTCCATTTTCCATAATGCTTTCCAGAGTGCTCCTTGGTATTTTTGCCTTTTCGCTTTCCATGCCTAGGTTCTGCTTCTTTAGGTACCTGTTGAAAACGCGCGCACATATTAGCAATCGAAAATCGGATATTATCGCGTATCGCGATTCATTACTTACTTGAACTACGTGAAACCTTTCGTTTCTTCGTCGATGTCCCCGGCGTTGGCGTTGCTTGCATCGCCTTCGACGACCTTCTCTATTATGTTCGCAACCACGTTCCTCCTGTATCGTGACAGACCGTTAATCGAAAATCCATTTATGATACCGCGTATTTATGTAGTTTGCATATTTACTCTAAGTACAGTGGTCCCGCAATCGTTTTTCGATCGGCACCTCCTGACGCGATTTTGCGTGCAGTGTCGATCGCATACCGACCATTCGCTCCAGCTTGTGAAATGCGACAGCTTTGTCACTTCTGTATAAAGGTATTAACATGTGagaatagataatattaaacagAGAGAACAgtgaaaaaatagataatattaaatggaatagataatatcagaaatattaaaaaagtatgtaaaattgagaaaattgaaagaaagtACTTTTTTTCGATCAGGACGAggaaatttatggaaaaacaGTGGCGCACATACACTTACTGTTCTTTGGTAAACGCTCTACGGCAAGCGGCTGGTTAATCGAATGGAGGCAGCTTACATTGGCTTTAACTCCAAAGACGAACGTCTTATCCTCAttctagaatttttaaatacaattaacaatattaacaatattcatatctagatatttttcattattatgttaaataaagttccattatataatgttacaaTATAACACTCTTCGATTTATTTCGAGTGCTACTGTTGCGATATTTAATCAACATATCGTTATATATTGCGAACCTTGACATTTATTAATCtatgataattattagattagaCATTCTAACGAATTGATAAGTTGTAATTGTTTCATGTTTCGACCTTGCCGAAAAGATTATAACGTCAGCGAGAATTATACGTCGTATTATCTCGTCACTTGACACATCTCCTGTGCTGACGGCGGCTGCATGCTGATACGATTACCTTAAAATGCTCTGAAATTATTTGTCCTAGACCGAAAGACTTAATAGATACGGCCTGGCCAGCACTCTActagttttatcatttatgtTCCAAGGCTGTGTAACGCCCAAGTCGCGACATTAAACTCAATTTGTCCTGCTAGTAATAGCATCGCGACGTAATCGCCGACGGCGCTAATCATGCGTTACACGATGTCACCGTGTCGACAGAGTACGTAggcatataaaattactgtCATTTCCTCGTCGCGCCTTCTTGAAGCTCCTCGAAATCTACGCTCGCTCTGAAATTCCGAACAATAGGTACTGATCGCAATCGCAATGATTCATTACTTATAGTTCATGAATTCAGGCGCGATCAAAATGGCACTTGAAACATCCTTTTAGCAGCCTACTGCCTATATGACgttcgaaataataaaattcgattaCCTAACCGAGACTGCCtcgaagaaatttaatattaaattcgtaaaaggaagaaaagaaatatattttattggtatatattttatttagttcaaagcttaattaagtatatttaGTACTTGTtggtgatattttttttggaaaatgatGAAtctaaactaaaataatatttatctaaaattttcaagtttacGCTGCCTACGAGAATCACGAAcagaaaatatgttaaaagaaaaaagaatgacATTACTGTATAGATGTATCAATTTGATAAGTCTGCAAATAAGTCGAATGTGTAtgtttttactaaatataaaaatattttaacaagtttCAATGAGATGCACGCTCTCTTCCGGGTTAGTCTCCAACAAATATTCCTTAAGCAAAATACAAccgtaattaaatattcattttcaaCGTGTGAAAATCGTGATTATCATTACTCGGTATTTAAAGACCGGGACAGGAACAATTTCTGACTGACAAGATACCTTGAAAACGGTTAcggtttaaaattaataccgtCGTACCCCGCTGCGAATTTTTGTGAAGGCGCGCGAACGAGTTTTCAGCTAAATTTCTTTCCTCAGATTGTGTTCGCCCAATGCATTAATTAACCAAAATATGCAAACAAATCTGCGATTGCGACCGCGGATGAATCTTGAACAACTGGAATCTTGAAACATTTTGGGGATTCCAAAACGATTACCAGATCATTAAATTGATTTCATGTATTTCGAGATACCGCCTACACGTTGAATATTATCGAAAGGTTAACAGAATTACACGTGTATCCGAACCGGATTTCTCGACCGTGCTccatgaatatttaattaccaTTAATCAAACGTAACAAAGCGATATTCTAATGTAGAGACATATATATCGCGAAAAATATacgtgaaaataatattttgtctgGTAACAATTATAGATAATAGGCGATGATGATTCAttagtacaaaattacttgCCGAAAGAAGGGACGCAAGATATAGAAAAACGCTAAATGAAAGAAAAGGCGAGCTCGAAAAGGGCAACAAATGGAGTAAGAGAAATTTGTATGCAGCAAGGTTAGCGTGTCCAAACTAGGCTGAGACGTGCCGGTACCTTGCATCTCGGTGACGATCGCGCAAAAAGTTTGTGCCGCTAAAAGGGAAAACATTTCCGCGGGGTAGAGTCGAAGAGCATGTTACTTGTTGCCGATGCGACTTTCATCGTCTGAAAAATCCTTTACGAGATCTATGTAAGAACGGCACGAATATCAAGGAATCAAGGAATCTATATCCGCAAAAAAAATCAACTTTGCTAagtattatagtttatatacaattaaatcttCAAATCTTCTTTCTGATCTTCTTTTGATATTTCTTGTAATTCGGGCAATTTCATATCTTTCGTTGAGATAATGTAAGGCCAATTCCTTTTagtgacacaagtcgacacaagtgtcgttctgtctttattatattcattaaatgCTAAGAAGGATAGAATGATGTTTATGTCGACTTTTGTCACTAAAAGGAATTGGCCCGTAATATCTCCACgtctattttttgtttatttcatgTTCATATCTTTACGTTTTTTCCACGAAGAAGAATAATTCGCCTTAGATCTATTTGTGTGGTGCAAATTGGTAAATCGAGAATTCTAACATGTCTATAAAAATCATTGCAACACAagattaattatgaaaatgagaaagaaaattagaattgaaaaaaatagcaaatatatGCTAAGCGGTTAAGAACAATAGCGCATTCGAGATATGGCAGACAATTCAAGATCATCGTTTAACCTAATCTGGAATCGTGAATGCACGAAGGAACGTGATGCAGGCCGTTTTGGATGGTAGACGAAGAAAGGTTCGGAAGCAGCTTCACGAGCTAACGCCTGAGCTATACCTTAGATGGTATCGTATAGCCGGTCTGCCCACCGTGTCCgcgcatattttaatattacgagATCGACGCATTGGTGGTACTTTCATCGACATAATTTCGCACTTATACCTCTTAcagtttcttaaattaaacggtctgtaataaataatttttcactgaAATTAATGTGTTTCCATATTTCAACTTgtaaattattcgtttttaattattattcgaaaaaataaatataacgtcaaaattataactttcagtaatattaatctcgaaaattacgataaagctttgaaaaatttccgCAAGTAGTTTTGCATGGATTATGAAGACGAGAGACAAGATTTGGAAAGAGTGATATCCGTTTCACGAATTAACACTTCCCTAGATGGTAACGTCGTTGGAGTTTGCTCAATGTCCGAAAATGGTTTGCGACTTCTTCGGCGAAGGGTTGCTACAAATTCAATGTGGGATCTCGTGCCCCCCCGGTTGTTGTCTCGCCGCGCTGTCAACGGAATGTTCGCTATGGCGAGTTTCCGATCTGATTTATGGTACACGTTGTACACGTACAATCGGAAGACCGTTTATGTTGCGTTTGTTATGATCAGAGGATGATTTCTAAGATTTCGTTAATCTTACTCGATATCTTGGCGATATCgattgaaaaaagattaaccCTTATGTATAAGAGACGAGGTATCCGGGTACATTTTGCGTTTTGACAACATagaaaaactaaatttttttatgttttagtCGCATTAGAAGGCTGCAACTTTGTGAGAATTcctaaatctaaatatattgttttagcACTATTTTTGGACAGATTGATTTAACAGGGAAGATGTGGGAGATCAAAAGTTGTTTAACACCTTAATTACGCGTACCTCGTCACTCACATAAgggttaaataatataaagttatatattgaaAACGTTCATGCTTTTGCGTCTGTAAAATTGGCACAATATTCtacgaatttcaaaaaaatactaaGAGTTCTAATAGCATTTTCTATAGTTTTACAGTTCCCGACAAACAAAAAGAGTTCCGCAttccttatattaaaaaatcgaaattgaaaaagtGGTTTACCTTCGCGAATCAAACACGACACTTCCTAAAATACCAAAACGcgttgaatattataattttttacaagagtTGCCGACAGGTTTAATTCGAattccacacacacacacacacacacatatatatataatttcatatcgatatttcaacaattaataatttttaaacaatttttgatattCACGTCCAGCATGACATTTAGTAAAAATGTATCGTGCTGATGATTTTCCACAGTTTTAACGgttattttattcatgtaatattatcgtacaatttaaaatatatctgacCACATAATGCACTCGTTCATTTGTTCTCAAGAGAAATTACGGCTGTGCTATTTTGGCGGGACATTTGATTCGAGTTCGCCTTCTCAGAGAGACATAATCGCAGGAGTATGCTTGCGCGTACAACAGAATGATCATTGCGACACTGTCACGATGGTTGCATGAATAATGTTAGACTCGTAACACGGGGCCGCAACTCATAATCACGCGTCAGCGTTTATTCTGTTCTGCCAACAATCGATTAAAGTAATAGACAGCGTCGTAAAGTACAATAATACCGTGCAGTTTGCATCGATAGCTGTTAAGAACAATTCATGCTCCTTGAAATGCAGCCCGTTCAACAACGCATCGCCCATCGCCAAGCATAACAACGTAACATTACTCCTCTTTTTTGCGCCACTTCTTACTTTATATAAGAGGGTTCGATATCCTTTCGAGTCGAGGTTTACGAGAGCTCGTAAATACCgctttaattagatttttaatagCGGCAATAAACGCGCACGCGCGGTCCGCCCTGAAAAATCGTCGTCTATTCCGCGAACGACATTGTCCAAAACGAAAGCGGCTTCCTTATGGACGAACCTCCAGAAGCGTAAACCATATTTCACTTCCCAGCTCTCGCGAGATGTAACTGAACCACTCGCCGCAGCCTGGTCTTTATCTTCTCTTCTGATCCGTTTGCGGTAATATTATGCGTCTAATATGTCACATGTTACATAATTTCTCAGTTGCCTTTCTAGCGAGAGTAAGAGTGTGCAGAAATTTACTAGCCACAATAACGATTTTACTTCTCTATTATGTTCCTCTTGTAAATTTCCATCCACAGACGTCTCTCGTAATCTCTCAATTCTGCGGTAAGAATGTGTCACTTAACTTATCATCTCCATTGTTTAATATGTAACTTAACGcgacataataatttttttatctgacaTATTCTGTGggcgttataaattataaacctTTGCCGAGTCGTTGTGACACTGATAAAAGTTTAAGTAGAATATTCCCGCGAACAACATTCTAATCAAGTATCATCGTCGCAGTTGTGAATATCGATATTCGTTCAAGAGGATCGCAtcttgagaaaattatttatcatcgCGTAAATCTCACCATCGTGTTTACTATCCATCCATTAATCATATATGCAGGGTTAATTTATAAGTACGTATCATTTCGTGTCGAAAGGTTGACTGCGCTTCTCTCTATATTTTCCTTCCTTCAATCACTTTGACTTTCTAAAAATGTTCTTAGTGATGCAATTCTCCTAAGACCGGATCCAATTATCAAGTATCAATTTTCGTTACGCATCGTAAATACGTTATA
The nucleotide sequence above comes from Temnothorax longispinosus isolate EJ_2023e chromosome 4, Tlon_JGU_v1, whole genome shotgun sequence. Encoded proteins:
- the LOC139811133 gene encoding coagulation factor X, translating into MRPRREHHRPVTPTNASPSPSNRLRSSPCWLRSTNSLPGMIAGDATIFRVLVVLLALGYAVAINGSNEDKTFVFGVKANVSCLHSINQPLAVERLPKNKVTKLSHFTSWSEWSVCDRHCTQNRVRRCRSKNDCGTTVLREERGCEHNREGRRRRCKQRQRRGHRRRNERFHVVQVPKEAEPRHGKRKGKNTKEHSGKHYGKWSKWSPCTRLCTTQRHRWCRKPGICGRDVIRESAYCYVEGSFCQRWIHRKIRGSHEEDGDDLVLDEFELNPNTVDSFAPEKNSNVWKCGVANTHKGSRLSYFTRIIGGRPAAPGSWPWQVAVLNRFREAFCGGTLVSPRWVLTAAHCIRKRLYVRIGEHDLTVKEGTELELRVDSVTIHPEYDADTVDNDVALLRLPVTLTPSPSRGIACLPAPKQPLPTNQLCTIIGWGKSSVTDDFGTDVLHEVKVPIVSTETCREVYVDYRITDNMFCAGYRRGKMDSCAGDSGGPLLCRDPRKPDHPWTIFGITSFGEGCGKRGKFGIYARLSNYVRWITKVMKQTDDYT